The region GATATGCCACACCCCCTGCCCGAACACCGCGAAACTGCGCGTGTGCGGGTCGGATTGCGAGTTGGTAAGCAGGCCGTTTGCCGCGATGTTGGCGACCGCCACCGGCACGGTGGGGTACAGCGCCGCGCCCGCATCCGCGCCGTATTCGGTCGTCCCGCGCCCGATGACGTTCTGGTAGAAATAATAGAGCCCGCCGACATAATCGATGATATTCTTGCCGTTGGAGGCGATGCGCACTTCCTGGCTGAACTGGCGCTGGAAATTCTGCTGCTGGCTCTGCAGGTTGATCGACAAAGCGGTGTAATCGCTGTCGTTGCCCGGATACCAGTTCCAGCGCCTTCCGGCCGTAACCGACGTGATCGTCGCCGGGCCGATATCGTAATTGATCTCGCCCGACAGGCCCCAGGTGTTCATGTTCGCCTGGAACCGCGAATTGGCGTCGGTCCGTCGGGCGAAGGGATCGAACGGCGGCGGCGTATAGCCCAACCGCGTCGTGCGATCGGCGAAGGTGTTCGCGATCGCCGCGCCATTGTCGTAGGTGCCGAAGCTGCCGACCAGCACGTTGATGCAGCAATTCTGGTCCTGCTGCCCCCAGTCGCCGATCAGCCGCACCGTCAGGTTCGGCGCCGGCGTCAGCAACAACTGCCCACGGATCGTCGCGTTGCGATAATCGTGCACGTCGCGCTTGGTCGTCGTATCGTAGAGGAAGCCGCCACGGTCGGTATAGGCACCGCTCAGCCGGAAAGCGGCAAGCCCGTCGATCAGCGGCCCGGTGAGCGATCCGCGCAGCTGAGAGAAATCGTAATTGCCGACATCCGCCTGCCCGTCGAAGCCCCAATCGAACTTGGGCAGTTTCGAACTGATGTTGATCGCGCCCGCCGTGGTGTTCTTGCCGAACAACGTGCCCTGCGGCCCGCGCAGCACCTCGACATGATCGAGATCGACCAGATCGAACTGGCTCTGCCCGACGCGCCCGTAATAGACGTTGTCGACATAGACGCCGACGCCGTTTTCCAACCCATCATTGGTCAGCGCCACGTTCGATCCGAGACCGCGGATATTGATGTTGGTGTTGCGCGGATTGAAGCTGAACACCTGCAGGGACGGCACCAATTGCTGCACCTGATCGAGCCGGAAATCGCCCCGCGCCGCCAGCTGCTCGCTGCCCACGACGCTCAACGCGATCGGCACGTCCTGCGCGCGTTCCTCGCGCCGACGAGCGGTGACGATGACCTCGCTGGACGGCTCCGCATCGGTCGTCAGCGATTCCGGCGCGGTGGCGGGCGCGGCCGGATCCGCGCTCGCGATCTTGATCGGTGCGGCGGTCTGCGCGGCCGCATGCTGCGCAGCAAATGCCAGGGGCGCTGCGCCGGCGATGAGTTTCAGTCGTCGATAGGCATGCGTCATCGCTGCCCTTCCCCTTATGGTTTTGGAAGAGTTGTTCGGTAATCGTCGTGTGTCGTCGGCCATCTGCTGCGGGCGCAGCTATCCCGTCCCGCAAGCCGGATAAGCGTGCGGAGCGGACACAGCGTCACCATTGCGCCGGTAGGGCGCTCAGGCTGCTACGATGGGTGAATGGCCGTCAGGGCCTCAGGGGCGACAGCGCGTCCCGGGGGGCCGATGGAGATAATGGCAACGCATCATCGAGAACTCCTCGCATGGTTGAACCGTATCGACCCGAAACCAGTCTCGCGCCGTAACGACACTATTCCTATCGAACGAATGGGATTTAGCGAGCATAGTTCGACTTGCCGTTCGCAAAGCGCGGCTACCTGCCCGCATCGGGCGTGATCCTGTCTCTCCGAAGCGTGGCCGCAAAGAGCGATATATCGACTTAGGCGTGCGGTGCTTGCATTACCCATCGCCCAGCCGTCACCCTGGACCCGTTCCAGGGTCAACCAAGCGGCTTGACCAGAACCATGAGGTTGATGATCAGGCTGCCGACACGGTGGACCCCGGAACAAGTCCGGGGGGACGGATACGACCGGCGAGTGGACCGCAAAAAGACTGAATGTTCGTACGCTCTAAAACCACTAAGGCGGTCCGTCGTTCGGGCCGCCCTTCTCTTTTTTTCCGAAAGTCCATGTTCTCGATGCGCCGCTTCTTCGGATTGCCCCTGATCGCTCTGCTGCTGCCGCTACCGGCCTTGGCCCAGACCGCGCCGCCCGCGTCAGAGGACGAAAGCGAGATCGTCGTGCTCGGCTCCGGCCTGCCCTTGCCGCCCGGCACGCCAGCCTATGGCTCATCGATCATCGACCGCGCCCGCCTGAACGACGAGGCTTCCGACCGGGTCGAGAATGTCCTGAAGGACGTTGCCGGCTTCC is a window of Sphingomonas sp. Leaf357 DNA encoding:
- a CDS encoding TonB-dependent receptor, translating into MTHAYRRLKLIAGAAPLAFAAQHAAAQTAAPIKIASADPAAPATAPESLTTDAEPSSEVIVTARRREERAQDVPIALSVVGSEQLAARGDFRLDQVQQLVPSLQVFSFNPRNTNINIRGLGSNVALTNDGLENGVGVYVDNVYYGRVGQSQFDLVDLDHVEVLRGPQGTLFGKNTTAGAINISSKLPKFDWGFDGQADVGNYDFSQLRGSLTGPLIDGLAAFRLSGAYTDRGGFLYDTTTKRDVHDYRNATIRGQLLLTPAPNLTVRLIGDWGQQDQNCCINVLVGSFGTYDNGAAIANTFADRTTRLGYTPPPFDPFARRTDANSRFQANMNTWGLSGEINYDIGPATITSVTAGRRWNWYPGNDSDYTALSINLQSQQQNFQRQFSQEVRIASNGKNIIDYVGGLYYFYQNVIGRGTTEYGADAGAALYPTVPVAVANIAANGLLTNSQSDPHTRSFAVFGQGVWHIDPALSLTLGLRYTHEDKWGSYSSTRVFAQPTTGLNATQLAQVATIRNTLSPIAAFDVSAKNDSLSGLATLGWKPSDDVLLYATYSRGSKSQGLNLTNLPAGVSALVEPEKVNNYEIGVKSQFFDRAVTVNLAAYQTDVTQYQTTIVQQIIGTTTYINYIANIPKVRSRGFEGDAAWQIDRHFGVTGSIAYTDATYVDYPNGPAPVEQLNLGQVRSMTGQPLAGVPKWSAALGSDGTVPLRKGVDLYGHADWSYRSSYYTVASNSRYGLVPGYDVVNARVGVRLADGRYDLSLWARNLLNNEYFQTLSVLNYGLVTATLGDPRTFGATFRVKF